The genomic window TTTCGGTACGAATCATCAGGAGCGTTAGTTGAGTGCGATGAGCCAGGCGGCACAGAACCTGAACTGGTTGATCACCAACTTCGTGGACAACACCCCCGGGGTGTCCCACACCGTGGTGGTCTCCGCCGACGGCCTGCTGCTCGCGATGTCCGACGGATTCCCCCGCGACCGCGCCGACCAGCTCGCCGCTGTCGCCTCCGGCCTGACCTCGCTCACCGCCGGAGCCTCCCGCATCTTCGAAGGCGGCAGCGTCAACCAGACCGTCGTGGAGATGGAACGCGGATTCCTCTTCATCATGTCCGTCTCCGACGGCTCATCCCTGGCCGTACTCGCCCACCCCGAGTGCGACATCGGCCTCGTCGGCTACGAAATGGCCCTGCTCGTCGACCGCGCAGGAACCGTACTCACCCCCGACCTCAGGGCCGAACTGCAGGGCAGCCTGATGCACTGAGTCACCCGGTCCATCCATCCCATCCGCCCGCTCGTTCCCGTTTTTCCGCACCGCGACACGCACTGCCCGGACACGGAGGACCCTCATGACCCCGCCACCCGCCTCGCCGGGCCAAGGCCCGTACGGCGCGTCCCACCACGCGCCGTACGGAGTGGAAGGTGATCAGCCGCTGGTGCGGCCGTACGCCATGACCGGTGGCCGGACCAGGCCGCGCTATCAGCTTGCGATAGAGGCGCTGGTCAGCACGACAGCCGACCCGGCGCAGTATGCGGGACTGCTGCCCGAGCACCAGCGGATCTGCCACCTGACCCGGGAGATCAAGTCGGTGGCCGAGATCTCGGCGCTGCTGGCCATCCCGCTGGGTGTGGCCCGGATTCTCGTGGCCGACCTCGCCGAGGCCGGCATGGTCGCCATCCACCAGCCGGGCAGCGGCGAGGCCGGCGGCCAGCCTGATGTGACACTGCTTGAGAGGGTGCTCAGTGGACTTCGGAAGCTCTAGGGCGCAGCCGCAGCCTGCGTACGGTGCGCAGCCGGCGCGCTCGACGACCTCCGCGAAGATCGTGGTCGCGGGCGGGTTCGGCGTGGGCAAGACCACCTTTGTCGGTGCCGTCTCCGAGATCAACCCGCTGCGCACCGAAGCGGTGATGACCTCGGCGTCGGCCGGGATCGACGACCTCAGCCACGTCCAGGACAAGACCACCACCACGGTCGCCATGGACTTCGGCCGGATCACGCTCGACGACGACCTGATCCTGTACCTGTTCGGTACGCCGGGCCAGGACCGCTTCTGGTTCATGTGGGACGACCTGGTGCGCGGCGCGATCGGCGCCGTGGTGCTGGTCGACACCCGGCGGCTGGCGGACTGCTTCCCTGCCGTCGACTACTTCGAGAACAGCGGCCTGCCGTTCGTGATCGCGCTCAACGGCTTCGACGGCCACCAGCCGTACCGTCCCGAGGAGGTGCGCGAGGCCCTGCAGATCGGTCCTGAGGCACCGATCATCACCACCGACGCCCGCCACCGCGGCGAGGCGAAGAGCGCGCTGATCACGCTGGTCGAGCATGCGCTGCTGGCACGGCTCAAATAAGTCGTGCCGCTGGCACCGCGCCAACGTTGAGGACCATGGGGGCCGGTCGTGTCGTCGGACACGGCCGGCCCGTCTTCATAACATTTCGACAGAGTTTCCACCGGCTGTGAATACCGCTCGCGCTCAGCCGGTGCCGCAGCGCGTACACCATTGGGCGCGTACGCCCAGCTTTGCACCATTCGTACGTTCCGCTTGTCACCGGACACGTGAGCGCGTGCTGGTGCCCGACGTTTGGCCAGTGCCCCCAAGGCGTGCTGGAATTCGCAGAACCCGAGCGTAGGAACGGCCTTCGTTGCGCCGTCGCCGAGAGGTTGTTGGTCCAGTGAGGAACACGAGGCGAGCCGAGGCGGGTGCCCAGCACGGCCCGCGGGGAAATTTCACGCCGCCCCAGCGTCCCGGGGGGATACCCGCGGACCGGACGGCCGAGCCTGCGGCACTGCCGGATCCGGGCGGCCGTTTCAGCGTGCGCAACTGGCGGGTGGCCACCCGGCTGAACGCGATCCTCCTGATACCCGTGCTCGTCGCACTGGTCTTCGGCGGCTTCCGGGTCAAGAGCTCGGTGGACACCTGGAACCAGGCCGACGACGCCGTGCGCACCGCCAACCTGGTGAGGGCCGCGGCGACCTACAGCAACGCACTGATCAACGAGCGGGACCTCACGGTGGTTCCGCTGCTCGCGGGCAAGCGCACCGACCCGGCGGTGACCAGCTCACGGGCCGCCACCGACACCGCCGCCCAGGCCTTCGACGACGCCGCGCTGAAGATGCCGCACGACGCCGCCCTGGCACGCCGGATGGCCAACTTCCGCAGCGTGGAACCGGAGTTGGCCAACCTCCGCAAGGCCGCCTACACCCGCCAGCTCTCCGGTGTGCAGACCGAGGAGTGGTACGTCAAGATCCAGCACCCGCTGATGGAGCTGGCCAACGAGCTGGGTTACGGCACCAGCAACATCACCGCCTACGGCCGTACGCTCTACGCCGCCTCGCTGTCGAAGGCCGCCGAGTCGCTGACCCGGTCGATCGGCATGCACATCCTGGTGGAGGACAGCCCCTCCAAGACCGAGCTGGCGCTGCAGAAGACCTCGCTCGGCTCGTACCACTACATGGAGGGCATCGCCCTCGAGGAGTACAACGGCGGCGGCACCGCGGCCGACGTCCAGCACCTGAAGGACGCCCAGAACGCCGCCCTGCAGAAGGGCCGCGACCAGACCGCGGCCGCGCGGGACCGGGCGGTCGCCGAGGGTCGGAAGTTCGTGGTGCCGCCCGACCTGCCCAAGATGGTCACCGAGATCGCCACCCCGGGCCGTACCGTCGCCCAGCTGCAGGCCGAGGGCATCACCCCGGAGACGTACTTCGCCGCCTCGACGCTGTCCTTCGACGCCTACCGCACCGTCGAGGTGCGGCTCGCCGACCAGGCGGCGGGCGACGCGGCGAAGATCGCCTCCAACGCCAAGCGCGACGCGCTGCTGAACTCCGCGATCGTGGTGTTCGCGCTGATCATCGCCTTCATCGTGGCCGGCATGATGGCCCGCACCATGAGCCGCAGCATGCGGCGGCTGCGCGGGGCGGCCTTCGACATCGCCGAGAACCGGCTGCCCGGCCTGGTCGACCAGCTGTCGCGCACCGACCCGGGCCGGGTGGACACCTCGGTGGCGCCCATCCCGATCAACACCCAGGACGAGATCGGCGAGGTCGCCAGGGCCTTCGACCAGGTGCACCGCGAGGCGGTCAGGCTGGCCGCCGAGCAGGCGCTGCTGCGGGGCAACGTCAACGCGATCTTCACCAACCTCTCGCTGCGCAACCAGGGCCTCATCCAGCGCCAGCTCACGCTGATCACCGAGCTGGAGAACAACGAGGCGGACCCGGATCAGCTGGACAGCCTGTTCAAGATGGACCACCTCGCCACCCGCATGCGCCGCAACGGCGAGAACCTGCTGGTGCTGGCCGGCGAGGAGCCGGCCAGGCAGTGGAACCAGGCGGTGCCGCTGGTGGACGTGCTGCGGGCGGCGGCCTCCGAGGTGGAGGCCTACGACCGCATCGAGCTGGTCGGCATCCCGGACAGCGACATCCACGGCAGCGCGGTCAGCGACCTGGTGCACCTGCTGGCCGAGTTGCTGGAGAACGCCACCACCTTCTCCTCGCCGCAGACCAAGGTGCGGGTCACCGCGACCCGGCTGCCGGACGGCCGGGTGATGATCGAGATCCACGACAAGGGCATCGGGCTGACCGCGGAGGACTTCGCTGACATCAACCACAAGCTGGCCGAGCCGCCCACGGTGGACGTGGAGGTCGCCAAGCGGATGGGCCTGTTCGTGGTCGGCCGGCTGGCCGACCGGCACGGCATCCGGGTGCAGCTGCGGCCCTCCGGCGAGCAGGCCGGCACCACCTCGCTGGTGATGCTGCCCGAGCCGATCACCCACGGCGGTGGCGGCGAGGAGGAACTGGGCGACGGCGAGAGCGACTTCACCGTGTCGCGGATGGTGCCCGAGGCGCCCGACCAGCCCGCGCTCGACGGGCCGTTCGAGGCCGCGGAGCTGAGCCGGCGCACCGCCGCGGAGCTCGGCTTCGACGACTCGCGCTACGAGCAGCCCGCGGCGCTGGGCGCCGAGGGCGCCCCCGCGCTCGACCCGGTGGGCCGTTCGCTGCGCCGCGGCGGCCGCCGGGCCCAGCTGGAGGCGGCGGTGTCCGCCGACCGCGCCG from Streptomyces sp. NBC_01198 includes these protein-coding regions:
- a CDS encoding GTP-binding protein, which translates into the protein MDFGSSRAQPQPAYGAQPARSTTSAKIVVAGGFGVGKTTFVGAVSEINPLRTEAVMTSASAGIDDLSHVQDKTTTTVAMDFGRITLDDDLILYLFGTPGQDRFWFMWDDLVRGAIGAVVLVDTRRLADCFPAVDYFENSGLPFVIALNGFDGHQPYRPEEVREALQIGPEAPIITTDARHRGEAKSALITLVEHALLARLK
- a CDS encoding DUF742 domain-containing protein: MTPPPASPGQGPYGASHHAPYGVEGDQPLVRPYAMTGGRTRPRYQLAIEALVSTTADPAQYAGLLPEHQRICHLTREIKSVAEISALLAIPLGVARILVADLAEAGMVAIHQPGSGEAGGQPDVTLLERVLSGLRKL
- a CDS encoding roadblock/LC7 domain-containing protein — translated: MSQAAQNLNWLITNFVDNTPGVSHTVVVSADGLLLAMSDGFPRDRADQLAAVASGLTSLTAGASRIFEGGSVNQTVVEMERGFLFIMSVSDGSSLAVLAHPECDIGLVGYEMALLVDRAGTVLTPDLRAELQGSLMH
- a CDS encoding sensor histidine kinase — its product is MRNTRRAEAGAQHGPRGNFTPPQRPGGIPADRTAEPAALPDPGGRFSVRNWRVATRLNAILLIPVLVALVFGGFRVKSSVDTWNQADDAVRTANLVRAAATYSNALINERDLTVVPLLAGKRTDPAVTSSRAATDTAAQAFDDAALKMPHDAALARRMANFRSVEPELANLRKAAYTRQLSGVQTEEWYVKIQHPLMELANELGYGTSNITAYGRTLYAASLSKAAESLTRSIGMHILVEDSPSKTELALQKTSLGSYHYMEGIALEEYNGGGTAADVQHLKDAQNAALQKGRDQTAAARDRAVAEGRKFVVPPDLPKMVTEIATPGRTVAQLQAEGITPETYFAASTLSFDAYRTVEVRLADQAAGDAAKIASNAKRDALLNSAIVVFALIIAFIVAGMMARTMSRSMRRLRGAAFDIAENRLPGLVDQLSRTDPGRVDTSVAPIPINTQDEIGEVARAFDQVHREAVRLAAEQALLRGNVNAIFTNLSLRNQGLIQRQLTLITELENNEADPDQLDSLFKMDHLATRMRRNGENLLVLAGEEPARQWNQAVPLVDVLRAAASEVEAYDRIELVGIPDSDIHGSAVSDLVHLLAELLENATTFSSPQTKVRVTATRLPDGRVMIEIHDKGIGLTAEDFADINHKLAEPPTVDVEVAKRMGLFVVGRLADRHGIRVQLRPSGEQAGTTSLVMLPEPITHGGGGEEELGDGESDFTVSRMVPEAPDQPALDGPFEAAELSRRTAAELGFDDSRYEQPAALGAEGAPALDPVGRSLRRGGRRAQLEAAVSADRADEPQPPSPYEAGQYGQQQPSPFELQPPQGQFAQQQDPMDPAGQPQQAQEGPYEPHSGYEPAGSYDQSFDAGYQQQTYEQGFQGGYAQQGYPAQQPAGVPYEQNGFFAQAYGPQDDQSEMVYDPGYDRNFGSGDFNGLPEQPSESVGSPSLTDSGLPRRDRKPHDSSQDSPQEQAAQESPEPQNQPQPDTSGWRSNNDENWQRAEAVREPKAGGVTPSGLPRRVPKANLVPGTATQTPQGGPQVSRAPEDVRGRLSNLRRGVQQGRTAGTDTNGQAPDSTFGGPQNQER